From uncultured Roseateles sp., the proteins below share one genomic window:
- the ahpF gene encoding alkyl hydroperoxide reductase subunit F has product MLDDTLKSQLKSYLERVTQPFEITASLDDGDSAREMLALLQDIAAMSDKITLKTDGQDTRRPSFSLQRTGTNQSLRFAAIPLGHEFTSLVLALLWTGGHPPKVEQDVIEQIKSLDGEFSFEVYMSLTCHNCPDVVQALSLMSVLNPRVKTVIVDGALYQDEVNAREIMAVPSVYLNDQPFGSGRMTVEEIVAKLDTGAATKDATKLSAKQAFDVLVVGGGPAGAAAAVYAARKGIRTGIAAERFGGQVNDTMAIENFISVLETDGPKFAMGLDAHVKAYGVDVMNLQRGDKLIPASAPGGLVEVQLANGGTLKSKTVILSTGARWRNVNVPGEQEYKNKGVAYCPHCDGPLFKGKRVAVIGGGNSGVEAAIDLAGLVSHVTLIEFGDALRADAVLVTKLKSLPNVVIHTQAQTTELTGDGAKLNGLTFTDRASGQSHHIELEGVFVQIGLVPNTEWLKGVVELSKHGEIIVDARGQTSVPGVFAAGDATTVPFKQIIIAAGDGAKAALGAFDHLMRMPASSQVG; this is encoded by the coding sequence ATGTTGGACGACACCCTCAAATCCCAGCTCAAGTCCTACCTCGAGCGCGTCACCCAGCCCTTCGAGATCACAGCCTCGCTGGACGATGGCGACAGCGCCAGGGAGATGCTGGCCCTGCTGCAGGACATCGCCGCGATGTCCGACAAGATCACGTTGAAGACCGACGGCCAGGATACCCGCCGGCCCTCGTTCAGCCTGCAACGCACCGGCACGAACCAGAGCCTTCGCTTCGCCGCCATTCCGCTGGGCCACGAGTTCACCTCCCTGGTGCTGGCCCTGCTGTGGACCGGTGGTCATCCGCCCAAGGTCGAGCAGGACGTGATCGAGCAGATCAAGTCGCTGGACGGCGAGTTCAGCTTCGAGGTCTATATGTCCTTGACCTGCCACAACTGCCCGGACGTGGTGCAGGCGCTGAGCCTGATGTCGGTGCTCAACCCCAGGGTCAAGACGGTGATCGTCGACGGTGCGCTGTACCAGGACGAGGTCAATGCCCGCGAGATCATGGCCGTGCCCAGCGTCTATCTGAACGACCAGCCCTTCGGCTCGGGCCGCATGACGGTGGAAGAGATCGTCGCCAAGCTCGATACCGGAGCAGCGACCAAGGACGCGACCAAGCTCTCTGCCAAGCAGGCCTTTGACGTGCTGGTTGTTGGTGGCGGCCCCGCTGGCGCAGCCGCGGCCGTGTATGCAGCTCGCAAGGGCATACGCACCGGCATCGCCGCCGAGCGTTTTGGTGGCCAGGTCAACGACACGATGGCGATCGAGAACTTCATCTCGGTGCTGGAGACCGACGGCCCCAAGTTCGCGATGGGCCTGGATGCCCACGTGAAGGCCTATGGCGTCGACGTGATGAATCTGCAGCGCGGCGACAAGCTGATCCCGGCTTCAGCGCCTGGTGGCCTGGTCGAGGTGCAGCTGGCCAACGGCGGCACGCTGAAGAGCAAAACCGTCATCCTCTCCACCGGCGCCCGCTGGAGGAATGTCAACGTGCCTGGCGAGCAGGAGTACAAGAACAAGGGCGTGGCCTACTGCCCCCATTGCGACGGCCCGCTGTTCAAGGGCAAGCGCGTGGCGGTGATAGGCGGCGGCAACTCCGGCGTCGAGGCGGCCATCGACCTGGCCGGCCTCGTGAGCCATGTCACGCTGATCGAGTTCGGCGATGCGCTGCGTGCTGACGCCGTGCTGGTGACCAAGCTGAAGAGCCTGCCCAACGTGGTCATCCACACGCAAGCCCAGACCACCGAGCTGACCGGCGATGGAGCGAAGCTCAACGGCCTGACCTTCACCGACCGCGCCAGCGGCCAAAGCCACCATATCGAGCTGGAAGGCGTGTTCGTGCAGATCGGCCTGGTGCCCAACACCGAATGGCTGAAGGGCGTGGTCGAGCTGAGCAAGCACGGCGAGATCATCGTCGATGCACGCGGCCAGACCTCGGTGCCCGGCGTGTTCGCCGCCGGTGACGCGACCACCGTGCCGTTCAAGCAGATCATCATCGCCGCCGGCGATGGCGCCAAGGCGGCGCTGGGCGCCTTCGATCACCTGATGCGCATGCCGGCGTCCAGCCAGGTGGGTTGA
- the ahpC gene encoding alkyl hydroperoxide reductase subunit C, whose product MSLINTQVQPFKTEAFHNGKFITVTEESLKGKWSVLIFMPAAFTFNCPTEVEDAADHYAEFQKAETEVYIVTTDTHFAHKVWHETSPAVSKARFPLVGDPTHQLTNAFGVHIPEEGLALRGTFVINPDGIIKTAEIHSNEIARDVKETLRKLKAAQYTAKNPGQVCPAKWNEGAKTIAPSLDLVGKI is encoded by the coding sequence ATGTCCCTGATCAATACCCAAGTCCAGCCCTTCAAGACCGAAGCCTTCCACAACGGCAAGTTCATCACCGTCACCGAAGAGTCGCTGAAGGGCAAGTGGTCCGTGCTGATCTTCATGCCGGCCGCCTTCACCTTCAACTGCCCGACCGAAGTCGAAGACGCGGCCGACCACTACGCCGAATTCCAGAAGGCCGAGACCGAGGTCTATATCGTCACCACCGACACGCATTTCGCGCACAAGGTCTGGCACGAAACCTCGCCGGCCGTCAGCAAGGCCCGCTTCCCCCTGGTCGGCGACCCGACGCACCAGCTGACCAATGCCTTCGGCGTGCACATCCCCGAAGAAGGCCTGGCACTGCGCGGCACCTTCGTGATCAACCCCGACGGCATCATCAAGACCGCCGAGATCCACTCGAACGAAATCGCCCGCGACGTCAAGGAAACCCTGCGCAAGCTCAAGGCTGCCCAGTACACCGCCAAGAACCCTGGCCAGGTCTGCCCTGCCAAGTGGAACGAAGGCGCCAAGACCATCGCTCCGTCGCTGGACCTGGTCGGTAAGATTTAA
- the folE2 gene encoding GTP cyclohydrolase FolE2 — protein sequence MNQITDLLHIPDTQSERDERHLVIQRVGIKDVRYPMQIRVAGKSQPTVGQWALDVALPAEKKGTHMSRLIAWLDTLNRPLDAATLKTELALMLDKLHATEGRIEARFPFFIRKRAPVSGVESLLDYQGAWIAETRGGKTAIWAEVAVPVKSLCPCSKEISDYGAHNQRSLVTVKVELIGEEIPWNQLVRFAEESASSEIWPLLKRPDEKWVTERAYENPKFVEDLVRDVALRLNADARIGRYRVDVENFESIHNHSAYARIERN from the coding sequence ATGAACCAAATCACCGACCTGCTGCACATCCCCGACACCCAGAGCGAGCGCGACGAGCGCCATCTGGTCATTCAGCGCGTGGGTATCAAGGACGTGCGCTATCCGATGCAGATACGTGTTGCCGGCAAGTCGCAGCCGACCGTGGGTCAGTGGGCGCTGGACGTGGCCCTGCCCGCCGAGAAGAAGGGCACGCATATGTCGCGCCTGATCGCCTGGCTGGATACGCTGAACCGCCCGCTGGACGCCGCCACCTTGAAGACCGAGCTGGCGCTGATGCTGGACAAGCTGCATGCCACCGAGGGCCGCATCGAGGCGCGCTTTCCGTTCTTCATCCGCAAGCGCGCGCCGGTGTCCGGGGTGGAGAGCCTGCTCGACTACCAGGGCGCCTGGATTGCCGAAACCCGGGGCGGCAAGACCGCCATCTGGGCCGAGGTGGCCGTGCCGGTGAAGAGCCTGTGCCCCTGCTCCAAGGAAATCTCCGACTACGGCGCGCACAACCAGCGCTCGCTGGTCACCGTCAAGGTCGAGCTGATCGGTGAAGAAATTCCCTGGAACCAGCTGGTGCGCTTTGCCGAGGAAAGCGCCTCCAGCGAGATCTGGCCGCTGCTGAAGCGCCCGGACGAGAAGTGGGTCACCGAGCGGGCCTACGAGAACCCCAAGTTCGTCGAGGACCTGGTGCGTGACGTGGCGCTGCGCCTGAATGCCGATGCCCGCATCGGCCGCTACCGGGTGGATGTCGAGAACTTCGAGTCCATACACAACCACTCCGCCTACGCGCGGATTGAGCGGAATTAA
- the dxs gene encoding 1-deoxy-D-xylulose-5-phosphate synthase, with product MKYSLLNTINSPQDLRRLPRHELQRLADELRAFVLESVSKTGGHLSSNLGTVELTIALHYVFNTPEDRLVWDVGHQTYPHKVLTGRRERMGTLRQLGGIGGFPRRDESEYDTFGTAHSSTSISAAHGMAMAAKIKGEDRKAVAIIGDGAMTAGMAFEALNNAGVANAGMLGDMLVVLNDNDMSISPPVGALNKYLARLMSGKFYATAREGAKQVLKNAPPLFELARRFEEHAKGMVVPGTIFEEFGFNYVGPIDGHDLDSLIPTLENLRDLKGPQFLHVVTKKGFGYKLAEADPVKYHAASGKFNPAEGFAKAAPGKPSFTQVFGQWLCDMAEKDKRLVGITPAMREGSGMVEFHKRFPTRYHDVGIAEQHAVTFAAGMACEGLKPVVAIYSTFLQRGYDQLIHDVAIQNLPVVFALDRAGLVGADGATHAGAYDIAYLRCIPNVSLLAPADENECRQSLYTAFLQDHPTAVRYPRGAGVGVEIQTEMTALPWGKGEIRRQSGIAQGRGAQRIAILAFGTLLYPALKAAEQLDATVANMRFVKPLDDELVAELARTHDALVTVEEGCVMGGAGSAVLESLQKSGLNVPVLLLGLPDEFVEHGDPAKLLALCGLDAAGIEQSILQRFGSRPTLVRPAASS from the coding sequence ATGAAATATTCGCTTCTGAACACCATCAACAGCCCGCAGGATCTGCGTCGCCTGCCGCGCCATGAGCTGCAGCGGCTGGCCGATGAGTTGCGCGCCTTTGTGCTGGAGAGCGTGTCCAAGACCGGCGGCCACCTGTCGTCGAATCTGGGCACCGTCGAACTGACAATTGCGCTGCACTATGTGTTCAACACGCCGGAGGACCGTCTGGTCTGGGACGTGGGCCACCAGACCTATCCGCACAAGGTGCTGACCGGCCGGCGCGAGCGCATGGGCACCTTGCGCCAATTGGGCGGCATCGGTGGCTTCCCGCGGCGTGACGAGAGCGAGTACGACACCTTCGGCACCGCCCACTCCAGCACCTCGATCTCGGCCGCCCACGGCATGGCCATGGCGGCCAAGATCAAGGGCGAGGACCGCAAGGCCGTGGCCATCATCGGCGACGGCGCCATGACCGCCGGCATGGCCTTCGAGGCCCTGAACAATGCCGGCGTGGCCAATGCCGGCATGCTGGGCGACATGCTGGTGGTGTTGAACGACAACGATATGTCGATCTCGCCACCGGTGGGCGCGCTGAACAAATACCTCGCCCGCCTGATGAGCGGCAAGTTCTACGCCACCGCGCGCGAAGGCGCCAAGCAGGTGCTGAAGAATGCGCCGCCGCTGTTCGAACTGGCGCGCCGCTTCGAGGAGCATGCCAAGGGCATGGTCGTGCCGGGCACGATCTTCGAGGAGTTCGGCTTCAACTATGTCGGGCCCATCGACGGCCATGACCTCGACTCGCTGATTCCGACGCTTGAGAACCTGCGTGACCTGAAGGGTCCGCAGTTCCTTCACGTGGTGACCAAGAAGGGCTTTGGCTACAAGCTGGCCGAGGCCGACCCGGTCAAGTACCACGCCGCCTCGGGCAAGTTCAATCCGGCCGAGGGCTTTGCCAAGGCCGCGCCCGGCAAACCCAGCTTCACCCAGGTGTTCGGCCAGTGGCTGTGCGACATGGCCGAGAAGGACAAGCGCCTGGTCGGCATCACGCCGGCGATGCGCGAGGGCTCGGGCATGGTGGAGTTCCACAAGCGCTTCCCGACCCGCTACCACGATGTCGGCATCGCCGAGCAGCATGCGGTGACCTTCGCCGCCGGCATGGCCTGCGAAGGCCTGAAGCCGGTGGTGGCGATCTACTCGACCTTTTTGCAGCGCGGCTATGACCAGCTGATCCATGACGTGGCGATCCAGAACCTGCCGGTCGTGTTCGCGCTCGACCGGGCCGGCCTGGTCGGCGCCGATGGCGCCACCCATGCGGGTGCCTATGACATCGCCTATCTGCGCTGCATTCCGAATGTCAGCCTGCTGGCCCCGGCCGACGAGAACGAGTGCCGCCAGTCGCTGTACACCGCCTTCCTGCAAGACCACCCGACGGCCGTGCGCTATCCGCGTGGTGCCGGCGTGGGCGTCGAGATCCAGACCGAGATGACGGCCCTGCCCTGGGGCAAGGGCGAGATTCGCCGCCAGTCGGGCATTGCCCAGGGGCGTGGCGCACAGCGCATTGCCATCCTGGCCTTCGGTACCCTGCTGTATCCGGCCCTGAAGGCCGCCGAGCAACTCGACGCGACGGTGGCCAATATGCGCTTCGTCAAGCCGCTGGATGACGAACTGGTGGCCGAGCTGGCGCGCACGCACGATGCGCTGGTGACGGTGGAAGAGGGCTGTGTGATGGGGGGGGCCGGCAGTGCGGTGCTGGAGTCGCTGCAGAAGTCGGGCCTGAATGTGCCGGTGTTGCTGCTGGGCCTGCCTGACGAGTTCGTCGAGCATGGCGATCCGGCCAAGCTGCTGGCGCTGTGCGGGCTGGACGCCGCCGGCATCGAGCAATCGATACTGCAGCGCTTCGGTTCGCGCCCGACCCTCGTGCGGCCGGCGGCCAGCAGCTGA
- a CDS encoding farnesyl diphosphate synthase: MRTAEFETWVGRTLQQVEDALEQWVPSDAPAGLGEAMRYAVLGGGKRLRPLLVMATCEAVGGQPEAALRAACAVELIHAYSLVHDDMPCMDDDVLRRGKPTVHVEFGEAQAMLAGDAMQALAFEVLTPEGEQVPPALQARLCSLLARSAGHAGMAGGQAIDLASVGHPLDEPALRDMHRRKTGLLLQASVLMGAACGHTSPVTWAALADYGSAIGLAFQVVDDILDVTQDSEVLGKTAGKDQDANKPTFVSVLGLDAARRHAEELRDHAHRALAASGLSNAARLSMLADKVVERDS, translated from the coding sequence ATGCGAACCGCAGAGTTCGAAACGTGGGTGGGCAGGACCTTGCAGCAGGTCGAGGATGCGCTGGAGCAATGGGTGCCGAGTGATGCGCCGGCCGGTCTGGGTGAGGCCATGCGCTATGCCGTGCTGGGTGGCGGCAAGCGCCTGCGTCCGCTGCTGGTGATGGCCACCTGCGAGGCGGTTGGCGGCCAGCCCGAGGCGGCGCTGCGCGCGGCCTGCGCGGTGGAGCTGATACACGCCTATTCGCTGGTGCATGACGACATGCCCTGCATGGACGACGACGTGTTGCGCCGCGGCAAGCCCACCGTCCATGTGGAGTTCGGCGAGGCCCAGGCCATGCTGGCCGGCGACGCGATGCAGGCCCTGGCCTTCGAGGTGCTGACGCCCGAAGGCGAACAGGTGCCCCCCGCACTGCAGGCCCGCCTGTGCTCGCTGCTGGCACGCTCGGCCGGCCACGCCGGCATGGCCGGCGGCCAGGCCATCGATCTGGCCAGCGTCGGTCATCCGCTGGATGAACCGGCGCTGCGCGATATGCACCGCCGCAAGACCGGCCTGCTGCTGCAGGCCAGCGTGCTGATGGGTGCGGCCTGCGGCCACACCAGCCCCGTCACCTGGGCAGCCCTGGCCGACTATGGCTCGGCCATCGGCCTGGCCTTCCAGGTGGTGGACGATATTCTTGATGTGACCCAGGACTCCGAGGTGCTGGGCAAGACCGCTGGCAAGGACCAGGACGCCAACAAGCCGACTTTCGTCAGCGTGCTGGGCCTGGATGCCGCGCGTCGCCATGCGGAAGAGCTGCGTGACCATGCTCACCGTGCCCTGGCCGCCAGCGGCCTGAGCAATGCGGCGCGCCTGAGCATGCTGGCCGACAAGGTCGTTGAACGGGACAGCTGA
- a CDS encoding exodeoxyribonuclease VII small subunit, whose product MTKTSTTSAHKRATPASYEEALAELERLVASMEAGQLPLDQLLGSYQRGAELLGYCRSRLQAVESQVKLLEDGELKVWEGS is encoded by the coding sequence ATGACCAAGACCTCGACCACCAGCGCACACAAGCGTGCAACGCCTGCCAGCTATGAAGAAGCGCTGGCCGAACTGGAGCGCCTGGTGGCCAGCATGGAGGCCGGCCAACTGCCGCTGGACCAGTTGCTGGGCAGCTACCAGCGCGGCGCGGAACTGCTGGGCTATTGCCGCTCGCGGCTGCAGGCCGTGGAGAGCCAAGTCAAGCTGCTGGAAGACGGGGAGCTCAAGGTGTGGGAGGGATCATGA
- a CDS encoding aromatic ring-hydroxylating dioxygenase subunit alpha → MSDLSIAFEALERSRSTQLSVSSYFDEGLFRREQELIFQHGPRYLGHALAVPEIGDYYALPQEGEGRALVRTPNGIELLSNVCRHRQALMLRGRGNTRSNIVCPIHRWTYDLQGELVGAPHFAEDPCLHLNRYRLREWNGMLFEDNGRDIAADLSKLGPRAELDFTGYVLDKVHVHECNYNWKTFIEVYLEDYHVAPFHPGLGHFVSCDDLAWEFGRNHSVQTVGVHNGLAKPGSATYAKWHEQVLQYSQGKPPKHGAIWLTYYPHIMVEWYPHVLVVSTLIPKGPQKTLNLVEFYYPEEIAAFERDFIEAEQAAYMETCAEDDEIAERMDMGRKALFERGDDESGPYQSPMEDGMRHFHHWYRKAMVR, encoded by the coding sequence ATGTCCGACCTGAGCATCGCGTTTGAGGCTCTTGAGCGCAGCCGCAGCACTCAACTATCCGTATCCAGCTACTTCGATGAGGGCCTGTTCCGCAGAGAGCAGGAGCTGATCTTTCAGCACGGCCCCCGCTATCTCGGTCACGCGCTTGCCGTGCCCGAGATAGGCGACTACTACGCCCTGCCCCAGGAGGGCGAGGGCCGCGCCTTGGTGCGCACGCCCAATGGCATCGAACTGCTGTCCAATGTCTGCCGCCACCGCCAGGCCCTGATGCTGCGCGGCCGTGGCAACACCCGAAGCAACATCGTCTGCCCCATCCACCGCTGGACCTACGACCTGCAGGGCGAGCTGGTGGGCGCGCCGCATTTCGCCGAAGACCCCTGCCTGCACCTCAATCGTTACCGTTTGCGAGAATGGAATGGAATGTTGTTTGAGGACAACGGCCGGGACATTGCCGCCGACCTGTCCAAGCTCGGTCCCCGCGCCGAGCTCGACTTCACCGGCTATGTGCTTGACAAGGTCCATGTGCACGAGTGCAACTACAACTGGAAGACCTTCATCGAGGTCTATCTGGAGGACTACCACGTCGCGCCCTTCCATCCGGGCCTGGGCCACTTCGTCAGCTGTGACGACCTGGCCTGGGAATTCGGCCGCAACCATTCGGTGCAGACCGTGGGCGTGCACAACGGGCTGGCCAAGCCCGGCTCGGCCACCTATGCCAAATGGCACGAGCAGGTGCTGCAGTACAGCCAGGGCAAGCCACCCAAGCACGGCGCGATCTGGCTGACCTACTACCCGCACATCATGGTCGAGTGGTACCCCCATGTGCTGGTGGTCTCGACACTGATCCCCAAGGGCCCGCAGAAGACGCTGAACCTGGTCGAGTTCTACTACCCCGAGGAGATCGCCGCCTTCGAGCGCGATTTCATCGAGGCCGAACAGGCCGCCTATATGGAAACCTGCGCCGAGGACGACGAGATCGCCGAGCGCATGGACATGGGCCGCAAGGCCCTGTTCGAGCGCGGCGACGACGAATCAGGCCCCTACCAGAGCCCGATGGAAGATGGCATGCGGCACTTCCATCACTGGTACCGCAAAGCGATGGTGCGCTGA
- a CDS encoding erythromycin esterase family protein, with the protein MLPLFAAQAAGDEAMDWVRRHAAPMPARVAADISDAQLQAFGYAVGPARVVALGEQTHGGREEFELRLRLLRYLHEKKGFDVLLLESGVFDVALLQQAMQRGEKIDALAPGNVFYMYSKSDAGRGLLRYLDEQQAGPRPLMLSGIDSQLSGGLSQRELLPRLKTWLPTEEVDWPLFERLAAALFALDRRAPPAAELQRFDDLAARLRMGLCDANKGDGLLCRSLAGLQAQAATLWRGDYQRDHAMADNMLWQLERLYPGRKAVIWGHIIHLGRGVKMDEQHRFAGDILGEKLGRDYYVLNTTALQGAYLEFASGQVQAVPPAYPRSLESALAQSPADFIFLNATRPMPAGLAGLPARAMEFGYGLPTGSASGLGRHWDGVFYIREMRPVTMER; encoded by the coding sequence ATGCTGCCGTTGTTTGCGGCTCAGGCGGCCGGGGACGAGGCGATGGATTGGGTGCGCCGCCATGCCGCCCCCATGCCGGCACGCGTGGCGGCCGACATCAGCGATGCGCAACTGCAGGCCTTCGGCTATGCCGTCGGCCCGGCGCGGGTGGTGGCCCTGGGCGAGCAGACCCATGGCGGGCGCGAGGAGTTCGAGCTGAGGCTGCGGCTGCTGCGCTATTTGCACGAGAAGAAGGGCTTCGACGTGCTGCTGCTGGAGAGTGGCGTGTTCGACGTTGCCCTGCTGCAGCAGGCCATGCAGCGCGGCGAGAAGATCGATGCGCTGGCGCCCGGCAATGTCTTCTATATGTACTCGAAGAGCGATGCCGGCCGTGGCCTGCTGCGCTATCTGGACGAACAGCAGGCCGGGCCGCGGCCGCTGATGCTCTCGGGCATCGACAGCCAACTCAGCGGCGGGCTGAGCCAGCGTGAGCTGCTGCCGCGGCTGAAGACCTGGTTGCCGACAGAGGAGGTCGATTGGCCGCTGTTCGAGCGCCTGGCCGCCGCGCTGTTCGCGCTGGACCGGCGCGCGCCGCCGGCCGCCGAGCTGCAGCGCTTCGATGACCTGGCCGCCAGACTGCGCATGGGGCTCTGCGACGCGAACAAGGGCGACGGCCTGCTGTGCCGCAGCCTGGCCGGCCTGCAGGCCCAGGCCGCCACGCTGTGGCGCGGCGACTACCAGCGCGACCATGCGATGGCCGACAACATGCTGTGGCAGCTCGAGCGGCTTTACCCGGGCAGGAAGGCGGTGATCTGGGGCCACATCATCCATCTGGGCCGCGGCGTGAAGATGGATGAGCAGCACCGCTTTGCCGGCGACATCCTCGGCGAGAAGCTGGGCCGCGACTACTACGTGCTGAACACGACGGCGCTGCAGGGCGCCTACCTCGAATTCGCCTCGGGCCAGGTGCAGGCCGTGCCGCCCGCCTATCCGCGCAGCCTGGAGTCGGCGCTGGCGCAGAGCCCGGCCGATTTCATCTTCCTGAACGCAACGCGGCCCATGCCAGCGGGCCTGGCCGGCCTGCCGGCGCGGGCCATGGAGTTCGGCTACGGCCTGCCCACCGGCTCGGCCTCGGGCCTGGGCCGGCACTGGGACGGCGTGTTCTACATCCGCGAGATGCGGCCGGTGACGATGGAACGCTGA
- the hemW gene encoding radical SAM family heme chaperone HemW: MRPGTLSLQALPPLSLYVHLPWCLKKCPYCDFNSHEWRKDGELPTEAYLDALRSDLEAALPLIWGRRVVSIFIGGGTPSLFPPAAIERLLADIRARVQLEPGCEITLEANPGTFEKDRFRGFREAGVTRLSIGVQSFDDAKLQALGRVHNAEQAQAAVEEAAQAFETFNIDLMYALPGQSMVELDQDLSRALAFKPPHLSVYHLTIEPNTMFALNPPVVPDDDLASDMLDLITARTGSIGMARYEVSAYARPGHRCAHNLNYWQFGDYLGIGAGAHSKLSFAHRILRQVRWREPAAFMSHAAQGNAVSNENEVKRSELPFEYMLNALRLRDGVELLRFSERTGLPLSSIKAGLEQGRERGLLEADPALLRPTARGFDFLSDLQALFLPKP; encoded by the coding sequence ATGCGCCCCGGCACGCTCAGCCTGCAAGCGCTGCCGCCCTTGTCGCTGTACGTGCATCTGCCCTGGTGCCTGAAGAAATGCCCCTACTGCGACTTCAACTCGCATGAGTGGCGCAAGGACGGCGAGCTGCCCACCGAGGCCTATCTCGACGCCTTGCGCAGCGACCTGGAAGCGGCGCTGCCGCTGATCTGGGGCCGGCGCGTCGTCAGCATCTTCATCGGTGGCGGCACGCCCAGCCTGTTCCCGCCGGCGGCGATCGAGCGGCTGCTGGCCGATATCCGCGCCCGCGTGCAGCTGGAGCCTGGCTGTGAGATCACCCTGGAGGCCAATCCGGGCACCTTCGAGAAGGACCGCTTCCGCGGCTTTCGCGAGGCCGGCGTGACGCGGCTGTCGATAGGCGTGCAGAGCTTCGATGATGCCAAGCTGCAGGCGCTGGGTCGCGTGCACAACGCGGAGCAGGCGCAGGCCGCCGTCGAGGAGGCCGCCCAGGCCTTCGAGACTTTCAATATCGACCTGATGTACGCGCTGCCGGGCCAGAGCATGGTGGAGCTCGATCAGGATCTGAGTCGGGCGCTGGCCTTCAAGCCGCCGCATCTGTCGGTCTATCACCTGACGATAGAGCCGAACACGATGTTCGCGCTGAACCCACCGGTGGTGCCCGACGACGATCTGGCCTCGGACATGCTGGACCTGATCACCGCCCGCACCGGCTCTATAGGCATGGCGCGCTACGAGGTCTCGGCCTATGCCCGGCCCGGCCACCGCTGCGCGCACAACCTGAACTACTGGCAGTTCGGCGACTATCTGGGCATAGGTGCGGGTGCCCATAGCAAGCTGAGCTTTGCCCACCGCATCCTGCGCCAGGTGCGCTGGCGCGAGCCGGCGGCCTTCATGAGCCATGCGGCCCAGGGCAATGCGGTGTCGAACGAGAACGAGGTCAAGCGCAGCGAGCTGCCGTTCGAGTACATGCTCAATGCGCTGCGCCTGCGCGATGGCGTCGAGCTGCTGCGCTTCTCGGAGCGCACCGGCCTGCCCTTGAGCAGCATCAAGGCCGGCCTGGAGCAGGGGCGCGAGCGTGGCCTGCTCGAGGCCGATCCGGCGCTGCTGCGGCCCACCGCCCGGGGCTTCGATTTTCTCAGCGATCTGCAGGCCTTGTTCTTGCCCAAACCCTAA
- the rdgB gene encoding RdgB/HAM1 family non-canonical purine NTP pyrophosphatase — MRLVLASNNAKKLAELQALFTPLGLELVTQGSLGIAEAQEPFHTFVENALVKARHAAHESSSAAIADDSGLSVEALGGAPGVLSARYATLFDRPKSDAENNAVLLEQMQGKADRAARFVCALVAVRSADDPEPLIAMGRWEGQLLSSLQGEGGFGYDPLLFIPSLKASVAQLSVEQKNLLSHRALASVDLLRQMREVWHLG; from the coding sequence ATGAGACTGGTCTTGGCCTCCAACAACGCCAAGAAGCTGGCCGAGTTGCAGGCGCTGTTCACGCCGCTGGGGCTGGAACTGGTCACCCAGGGCTCGCTGGGCATTGCCGAGGCGCAGGAACCCTTCCACACCTTCGTCGAGAACGCGCTGGTCAAGGCCCGGCATGCGGCGCACGAGAGCAGTTCGGCCGCAATTGCCGATGACTCGGGCTTGAGTGTTGAAGCGCTGGGTGGCGCGCCGGGCGTGCTGTCGGCGCGCTATGCCACCTTGTTCGATCGTCCCAAGAGCGATGCCGAGAACAACGCCGTGCTGCTGGAGCAGATGCAGGGCAAGGCGGACCGCGCCGCGCGCTTCGTCTGCGCGCTGGTGGCCGTGCGCTCGGCCGACGACCCGGAGCCCTTGATCGCGATGGGGCGCTGGGAGGGGCAGCTGCTGAGCTCGCTGCAAGGCGAGGGCGGTTTTGGCTATGACCCCTTGCTGTTCATCCCGTCGCTGAAGGCCAGCGTGGCGCAGCTGAGCGTGGAGCAGAAGAATCTGCTGAGCCACCGGGCCTTGGCGTCGGTCGATCTGCTCAGGCAGATGCGCGAGGTCTGGCATCTTGGCTGA